The Phoenix dactylifera cultivar Barhee BC4 chromosome 12, palm_55x_up_171113_PBpolish2nd_filt_p, whole genome shotgun sequence genome includes the window AATTGTTACAAAGCCAGACAGATGATGATGTGGTAAATTCATAGTTAAAATCAGATTTATATAACATAAAATACATTAATTGAGAGTCCATACCTGAACACCCATATTCTTACACCAGCTGCAATTAGCTCTTGATAAATAGGAAGCATGGATCTAGGGGAATCTGCCCAGTAGTTTCCAACAATATCACTGTCACAGGGCACATTATAACCATTTTTCTATTAGTTTACCAAAGAAAACTTACTTGAAAGTTCCCCACACTATAAAAACAGAGAAATCAGATTATATCTCTACAATAAGCAAACAAACCTGCATGTATCCCAGGCATAATGAATCCCAGTAACATTAGCATGGAGTGCCCTTTGCACTTCCGGGCGATTGTAGTACACCTTGGCATACCTATCGGTGCAGGGATCATATGCTCTGGACATCCAAGGCTGAGGATGAATAAATTAGATATAAGATGTAGGAAAAATGTATCGAAGGTCAAAAATTTAACACCATCTTAACAACTTGCATTAAATTTAAATTGTACAGCAAACATTATCATAATCCATACTGAGAAACATCAAAGTTGTCAAAATATACACTCCATATGGGACAAGAATCTGGATAACTCAATAGCACTATAGTGGCATAATTGACATCGCATAGTTTCAGTCCATCGACATTATTGGAGTGGCATGCAGAACGATCAATCTTCCCCATTTTAAAGTCACATTATAATGCACCAAAAACACCTTTCATTTGTTTTGTCTTTTGTGAAGAAAAGGAATATGAAAATTGCAAGACACTCCATTTGCACTGATAAGCAAAAGATAGAATAGTTTTCAGGAAAAGGAAGCCAGAGGTGTGCAGAGAACTTACATAGCGGCCCCTTAAGTTGCGTTTGAGAGCGCTGCTATCATTGCATGGGCTTGTATAAATGCTGTATGGATCAATGTTCCCTTGTTCTGTGCTAGCAACATTGAGATTCTTCACACACTCGGCAGAAGGGTGTTGAGAGGATTGGAGGTTGCATGTGGCCCTAAGATTATGGTATGTGGCGTCCGAGATCAGGCCATGGGTCCACCAGTACTCAAAGGTGCCCACATAGTCATGGTAATCATCAGTAACAGCGTTCCCCACCTGACATCacaattcatcaaaagaaataaaatttgacTCCAATTGCGTTAATAAATCTCTAGAAATAAAAAGGAAGCAGCTATCAGAAACTTCTTGTTGACCATGAAACCCTTGAAATTAATGATTGGATTCTGAACGCCCTTGTTCTTCTGAGTGATAACCTGAGACAATTGAGGAACATAATGCCCTGAAATGCAGTTGATAATTGATAAGAAATCAAACGAATGACATAAAATAGATTAATTCAAAGCACAAGAAACAAAAgtggatcaaaaaaaaaaaatcagtaaaaCAACACCTGCATAGCTCTCTCCGGCGATATAAAATTCCCGATACTTGTATTGCGGATATCTCTCAAACCAATTCACAAGGAAAACATATGCATCCGTAGCTACagcaggagaagaagaaaaagacagTGACATTGTTCCGATCGTGAAACATCATTCCTGACTAACATCAATATCACAGGCGAGAGTAAAACCTGTCCTCCGGTCACCAGCGGTGTACAGATCCATCGAAGTATTGGAATAGGAGAAACCAACACCGGCCGGCGACTCCAGGAAGAGCATATTCGCCACTGCAAACACCATAACAAACGAAAATTGAGATCAAACTGAAACAAAATCACCTCAAGAATTCGCAAaccaggggggagggggggcacTGGGATCACCATTGTTCCAAGCGTGGGGATTGAGGTAGAGGCTGTAGCCATCGGGGCGAATCCGGAAGGGGCCGAGCTCCTCGGAGGCGCCGTAGGCGATGGAGGAGCAGCCCGGCCCACCGTTGAGCCAGAGTACGAGTGGCGCCGGCTGGGCCGCCGGCGGGGCCTCGACGAGCCAGTAGAAGAGGGCCCGGCCGGCGCGCGGGTCGACCGTCACGTAGCCGGAGTACTGGGAGAAGGCCTCATCGGTGGGCAGGCCGGGGAGCTCGGCGATCCGGTCACTCTCCTGCTCTGCCGCTAATGTGAGTCCACCCCTCAATCTCAATAGTAGAATAAAGAGTAACAACGCAGTAGTAGTAGTCGTCTTGGTGGTAAAGAAGACCTCCATGGCCGGTTTGGGTTGAggggagccccaaaagagaaagggagaggagggaggtgaGATTACCTCCCtgtcaaagaagaagagaagaggagagggaaaaGTGCGAGTGGGGCCAGGAAAGACCGTTGAACCTAGCTTGGATCATATTTTCGGttctatttatattaatttttaaaaatttaatttaattttggaTTAAAGTTTCATAAAATTGATTCAAACCTATCCAATTCAATCCAACtaaatctatatatatataattttaattttattaattttttattggaTACCAATTCAATAATCAAACTAAATCTAACTAATTTTTTTCAGATCGATTTGGAACAATATTAGCTTGACTGGTTCGGTTTCACTTTAggttttagaaaatctatttaaaCAAATTCTGTTTCGGATTATGCTCACCAGTCGTGCTCACCTCAATTAGTTATTATAGGTAGTGATAGGGGttgttagcattaattaaataatgagCTAATGTCAACTCTGGCCCCGATATTGGACGGAAACATAGCTCAATGCCATGTGGCATGAGATGATTGGTGAAGTTCAAGGGGACCACGTGACACGTAGCAGTAAATCTTCGTTGTGATACGATAGTCGGGCCCACAGCATTCTTATAAGTTGTTATtagtttgggggggggggggggggggggggggggggttgggatGCTATGGGCATTAATGGATGGAAGAAGGTCGCATCTCGGAGGGGCGACGAGAGAAGAACTGGGTGCCGAAAACGGTGGCTTTACGCTCTGGCAAGCAGCGGGACCACGGAGTAGTTaggatttatatatatatatatatatatatatattaagaacTGCTCACAGGCGTGAATGCTGATAacagaattttaaaaaatattttttttttccatgaataccctcctcaaaattcaattttacataaatattcttTCAAAAGTGATAGTTGCATGTACAcgctcgtaaaacacttgttttgctattttgccatttttatctttatttttgtatatgtatTATGTACCCACGCAATCTAACGTTGTTACAAAATtaacgattttaaattaaaataattaaaatatttttttaaaaaaccatCCAAAGTCACGCTTTTTGTCTCTCTCTAGCTATATGTAATGTTCGTAGAAGAGCACCTCGTTCAAGAGCATCCGAATTTTGGAAAAAAGTGGATTTGAGCTGTTTCTCTATCTTCACCCCCGGATTTTATTGGTGTTCATGATTGGGTTCTCTTCAGAATAATGCGATCTGCTTTCACCATATACTTtgtgcagattttttttttttttttttgtacaactCGTAGCTCAACACATACCATAAATGTATCAAAAATCTGCGACTTCCTGCCGCTATGAGGAAGTATGCCACGCCTCCTGTGCTCCCTCCCTCGCCAACAGTTAAGGAATGTACTGGGAAAGTTGATGGCGGTTTTCTGAGTGACGTTTTCGGTGCCGACTGCTCTGGATGGACGTGCCGCTTGGTTTTATTATCACCGGCCAGTCCGTGCCCATGATTGATAAGATAACCATTGGTTTTGCACCGGCTTTGGCTCTGTTTGCCACCCGACCGCCCCTGTGGTCGCATGATTGCAAGGAATGGGAAAATTTTGGTTGTATGCTATTGATGGATGTGATTGGACCAAAACAGTAATATGAAGGTCaggaaaaaatattataatgacAAATTAATTTTCTGAATGGTATAATATGAGTAGACTACAAATACTATGTAAAGATTTTATTGTAGTGGACTAATTAGTATGCTTGCTAATAAATGTATGTTATCATTTCCTTGGGTGCTTTGGATAGcatcattttattttaaatattcatCCAATTTTTTGAAatggttcttgattttcttgcagaattaaaaaaaacaaaatttttcaattttcttgtTCTATACTGTACATCCTCAAAACTATTCCATAGCTTCCACCATTACTACTATTAGAAATGGCATAAACCGAACCGAATGGTCTGGAGCATACCGATCATACTATAGGACGTATCAATGTTCGGTATATAGAACCGATTTCTTCGAATGTATTGATATGGTTAAGAAGTGGTGCTAGTACTATATCTGATACCGGGATGATGTGTTTTGCTTTGCTTTGTTTTCaaattatgtatttttttttcggTGTAAACACATAATTGTTGTTAATCTTTTCGGGGGAAACACATAACTGTTATTGGGGATGGGTGTGCTCGTGGAAGCTTCGTAACCTGGCCAAATCTTTTTGTTTGCTTTGGCTTCACGCCTCTTTCACGAAGGAATCATGAGTTAAGAACTTGCATCCTGCTAAGAAGGGGACCGCACTCAACAACATTTTCCTGAAGTGTGACATAAGAAAAAACAAGAAGCAGCTGCTTTTTTTCGATTTTGGCCTTCCAAAACAATGATGACCATACGGGCCCATGGATAATATTACATAAGATTTGTGTTAGCCAATGAAAAGAATCATCTTTAATTGCCAAAATCTTCTTTTTTAATGGAAACTTTCCTGCATAAATTGCCGAAGGCTTTAAGCTCTCCTTGGAAAGATTTGCATCTACACAAAGACATCATAAAAAACATACCTTAAGTAGTCGTTATCGATATTCTGCCGCTCTCCATATTAAATGATGTAAGGTTCTTGCATGTTGCTTCCTTCGCTTTTCCGCCATTTGTCATGTCTTGgtggcatcttttttttttttcatttgatctTCAAGCATGGTTCACGCGAATTCTGAAGCAATCTGTTATAAAAGGTTCAAAGCAAGATCCACTATGTTGGTACTGATCGGCGTACCGATAGCGGTTCGGAGCGGTATGCATCGGTTTTGTACCGGCTTCGTACCGATCTCGATTGAATGGCTGGATTTTAGGttctagtgttttttttttgggccacAGTAAAAGAAGTGGCCGACAATAGCCACTTTGTTTGAAAAACCACATCGCGCCGCACtgtgatttaaaaaaaattgaaaaactgACATACCGGTATGAACACGTCAACAGTACAtggcggtaccggccggtacagaaGATATACCGATCGATTTTCCAGAAAAACTA containing:
- the LOC103718140 gene encoding serine carboxypeptidase-like 27; this encodes MEVFFTTKTTTTTALLLFILLLRLRGGLTLAAEQESDRIAELPGLPTDEAFSQYSGYVTVDPRAGRALFYWLVEAPPAAQPAPLVLWLNGGPGCSSIAYGASEELGPFRIRPDGYSLYLNPHAWNNVANMLFLESPAGVGFSYSNTSMDLYTAGDRRTATDAYVFLVNWFERYPQYKYREFYIAGESYAGHYVPQLSQVITQKNKGVQNPIINFKGFMVGNAVTDDYHDYVGTFEYWWTHGLISDATYHNLRATCNLQSSQHPSAECVKNLNVASTEQGNIDPYSIYTSPCNDSSALKRNLRGRYPWMSRAYDPCTDRYAKVYYNRPEVQRALHANVTGIHYAWDTCSDIVGNYWADSPRSMLPIYQELIAAGVRIWVFSGDTDAVVPVTATRYSIDALKLPTLLRWYPWYDHGKVGGWSQVYKGLTFVTITGAGHEVPLHRPRQALILFRHFLQNKPMPS